In Desulfosediminicola ganghwensis, a single window of DNA contains:
- a CDS encoding class I SAM-dependent methyltransferase: MSTLRRSRQKFYNVFSYCYDFFITLHSGHYRNETRNFLVDSAQPVRTKQVRVLDVCCGTGSVALAFADKYVDALTVGCDFSTGMLHKAALKDTAHKILLVHGDAACLPFGEDCFDIVCCSHALYELKGQARTAALQEMKRVVTPRGQVLVMEHEVPQNYLVKIMFYIRMLMMGPTDAREFLEQGLTPFRNIFNDVTLSHSPSGKSKLVICRKS; the protein is encoded by the coding sequence ATGTCAACACTACGCAGAAGTCGACAGAAATTTTATAACGTTTTTTCGTATTGTTATGATTTTTTCATAACACTGCATTCTGGTCACTACAGAAACGAGACTCGTAATTTTCTTGTTGATTCAGCCCAGCCAGTGAGGACAAAACAGGTCCGAGTGCTTGATGTCTGTTGCGGCACTGGTTCAGTCGCTCTCGCTTTTGCTGATAAATATGTAGACGCCCTGACGGTTGGTTGTGATTTTTCTACCGGTATGTTGCATAAAGCCGCACTAAAGGATACTGCTCATAAAATACTTCTAGTTCATGGCGATGCTGCATGTCTGCCCTTCGGTGAAGACTGTTTTGATATTGTTTGTTGCTCCCATGCGCTATACGAATTGAAAGGTCAGGCGAGAACAGCTGCACTTCAAGAGATGAAGCGAGTAGTAACGCCCAGGGGGCAGGTACTGGTTATGGAACATGAGGTTCCACAAAATTATCTCGTAAAAATTATGTTTTATATACGTATGCTGATGATGGGTCCAACCGATGCACGGGAGTTTTTAGAACAAGGTTTAACCCCATTCCGAAACATCTTCAATGACGTCACCTTGTCTCACAGCCCGTCTGGCAAGAGCAAACTCGTCATTTGCCGTAAATCATAA
- a CDS encoding biotin/lipoyl-containing protein: MGKKVIKFMDTSFRDGFQSVFGARVLTDDFLPAVKASVEAGIDNIEAGGGARFQSLFFYCGESAFDMMDRFRAEVGPDVALQTLARGINVVALSQCPRDIIDLHAKMFKKHGITTIRNFDALNDMRNLEYSGERIDHHGLNHQIVISMMELPPGCSGAHDPEFYIDRLKQILAAGIPFHSICFKDASGTCNPNKVYETVKAARKIVSEDTTLWFHTHDTAGIGLSQNMAAIQGGIDGIDLAKTPVSGGTCQPDILSMMHILKGTDYTLDMDYKKILVAVEAFEEAMKDYFFPPEAKMIHPNVTLSPMPGGALTANTMMMRDTGTLHLYADVIKEMSEVVARGGFGTSVTPVSQFYFQQAYLNVTQGKWKKINPSYGNMVLGYFGRTPVPADPEIVKLASEQLGKPVFTEDPLDILEDGIPKATKILEENNLPVNDENIFIIASCESKGLDFLLGNAKVNVRKISDEKPEEKKPAKAAAAPAAAPMGPRNYTITVNNRPYNVSVSEAGGVQAVPAAAAAAPAPAAEGEDVDAPTPGNVLKVLVAVGDSVKKDQPIVVMEAMKMESDVKAPADGKITALHVAVGDTVQTGEPLVTIA; the protein is encoded by the coding sequence GTGGGCAAGAAAGTAATCAAATTCATGGATACATCCTTCAGGGATGGATTCCAATCTGTTTTCGGCGCAAGAGTTCTCACAGACGATTTTCTTCCGGCAGTAAAAGCTTCCGTTGAAGCTGGTATCGACAACATCGAAGCTGGCGGCGGTGCCAGATTTCAAAGCCTGTTCTTCTACTGTGGTGAGTCCGCATTCGACATGATGGACCGTTTCCGTGCGGAAGTCGGCCCGGACGTAGCTCTCCAGACTCTCGCCCGCGGCATCAACGTCGTCGCGCTCAGCCAGTGTCCACGTGATATCATCGATCTGCATGCCAAGATGTTCAAGAAGCACGGTATCACCACCATCCGTAACTTCGACGCCTTGAATGATATGCGCAACCTGGAGTATTCCGGCGAGCGTATTGACCACCACGGGCTCAATCACCAGATCGTTATCTCCATGATGGAACTGCCTCCAGGCTGTTCCGGTGCGCATGATCCCGAGTTTTACATCGATCGCCTCAAGCAGATTCTCGCTGCCGGTATCCCATTCCACTCCATCTGCTTCAAGGATGCCTCCGGAACATGCAACCCGAATAAAGTTTATGAAACTGTAAAAGCTGCCCGTAAGATTGTTTCCGAAGACACCACCCTCTGGTTCCACACCCATGATACAGCAGGTATTGGCCTGAGCCAGAACATGGCGGCCATCCAAGGTGGTATCGACGGTATCGATCTTGCCAAGACCCCGGTTTCCGGTGGTACCTGTCAGCCCGACATCCTCTCCATGATGCATATCCTGAAGGGCACCGACTACACCCTCGATATGGATTACAAGAAGATACTGGTTGCTGTGGAAGCCTTCGAGGAAGCAATGAAGGATTACTTCTTCCCGCCGGAAGCAAAGATGATCCACCCCAACGTTACCCTGTCACCAATGCCTGGTGGGGCACTTACCGCCAACACCATGATGATGCGTGACACCGGCACCCTGCATCTCTATGCCGATGTTATCAAAGAGATGAGTGAAGTTGTGGCCCGTGGTGGTTTCGGTACCTCCGTTACTCCTGTTTCCCAGTTCTACTTCCAGCAGGCGTATCTCAACGTTACCCAGGGCAAGTGGAAGAAGATCAACCCAAGCTACGGCAACATGGTACTCGGCTACTTTGGCCGCACCCCTGTCCCTGCAGATCCGGAGATCGTCAAACTTGCCTCCGAGCAGCTTGGAAAGCCGGTCTTCACAGAAGATCCTCTCGATATCCTCGAAGATGGCATCCCCAAAGCAACCAAGATCCTGGAAGAGAACAACCTGCCGGTCAATGATGAAAACATCTTCATCATCGCCAGCTGTGAGTCCAAGGGTCTCGACTTCCTGCTTGGCAATGCCAAGGTCAATGTGCGTAAGATCAGCGACGAGAAGCCTGAGGAGAAAAAACCTGCCAAAGCAGCCGCAGCTCCTGCCGCTGCACCGATGGGACCGCGCAACTACACCATTACTGTCAACAACCGTCCATACAACGTGAGCGTCAGCGAGGCCGGTGGCGTTCAGGCCGTTCCTGCCGCAGCAGCCGCTGCCCCGGCACCTGCAGCAGAGGGTGAGGATGTCGATGCTCCGACCCCGGGCAATGTCCTGAAGGTCCTGGTAGCAGTGGGTGATAGCGTCAAGAAAGACCAGCCTATCGTGGTTATGGAAGCGATGAAGATGGAGTCTGACGTTAAAGCTCCTGCAGATGGCAAAATTACCGCCCTGCACGTAGCTGTTGGCGACACCGTTCAGACCGGCGAACCGCTGGTGACCATCGCTTAA
- a CDS encoding OadG family transporter subunit: MIIEGVKLMFVGMTTVVLFLLFMILLIQLVSRLTREATARELAAIKLERELLARSKKEKAASSDADEDIAVIAAAVAAFEAEKFACS, translated from the coding sequence ATGATAATTGAAGGTGTCAAGCTGATGTTTGTGGGCATGACTACGGTCGTGTTGTTTCTGCTCTTCATGATCCTGCTGATCCAACTGGTGTCCCGTCTGACCCGTGAGGCCACCGCCAGAGAGCTTGCAGCAATCAAACTGGAGAGGGAGCTTCTGGCACGAAGCAAAAAAGAAAAGGCGGCCTCAAGTGATGCTGATGAAGACATCGCCGTAATCGCTGCCGCTGTGGCGGCGTTCGAGGCAGAGAAGTTTGCATGCAGTTGA
- a CDS encoding antibiotic biosynthesis monooxygenase family protein: MTVKIFIRRKVAANNILELTVLLKKLRALTLSQPGYIYGETLRRLDQDNECLVISTWRSLEDWDNWFQNDERVAIQQQIDELLGETTEYAIYEV, from the coding sequence ATGACAGTAAAAATTTTCATAAGACGTAAAGTGGCTGCCAACAACATTCTTGAACTCACTGTACTACTAAAAAAATTACGGGCTCTCACGCTGAGCCAGCCCGGTTATATTTACGGCGAGACCTTGCGACGCCTGGATCAGGATAATGAGTGTCTGGTCATCAGCACCTGGCGCTCCCTGGAAGACTGGGATAACTGGTTTCAGAACGATGAGCGGGTGGCTATTCAGCAGCAAATCGACGAACTCCTCGGTGAAACTACCGAATACGCCATCTATGAGGTGTGA
- a CDS encoding iron-containing alcohol dehydrogenase, protein MIHEFNSVPKILKGAGAIDRAGKEVQRLGGERAIIVTDPGLSALGLQASLEKALLAAGVPFVLYDQAELEPNATSIQNCVNVINEFKADVLIGFGGGSALDTAKAASVLVSHGGPIDNYFGVDMVPGPCMPIIAVPTTAGTGSEMTSISVLTNNETGAKLGIVSDHIYAASVILDPALTTGLPPHVTAMTGVDAFVHAMESFVGLRATPFTDALNLQAMKMIALNIRKAYTNGNNLQAREAMLYSSALAGMGFGNTQNGIIHAIGTSVPARYKLPHGLLMAAVAPMGIDYNFMANPEKYAIVFDILTGANNDHLTTEERAASCADAFSAMLEDLDIKEGLSPYGVTVEDLPGIATRAAAAKRLMDNNPRQGNEKQLLAMLEKQF, encoded by the coding sequence ATGATCCACGAATTTAATTCCGTACCCAAGATACTCAAAGGAGCCGGCGCAATCGACAGGGCTGGCAAAGAAGTTCAACGCCTCGGTGGTGAGCGTGCAATCATTGTCACAGACCCGGGCCTCTCGGCCCTCGGCCTGCAGGCTTCTCTGGAGAAAGCACTTCTCGCTGCAGGAGTACCATTTGTGCTCTATGATCAGGCAGAGCTCGAGCCTAATGCCACCTCAATTCAAAACTGCGTCAATGTCATCAACGAGTTCAAAGCTGATGTACTCATCGGTTTTGGTGGCGGCAGCGCCCTTGATACAGCCAAAGCTGCCTCGGTGCTGGTAAGTCATGGTGGTCCAATTGATAACTACTTCGGGGTTGATATGGTGCCCGGCCCATGTATGCCAATTATCGCCGTACCAACCACCGCTGGTACCGGCAGTGAGATGACATCCATCTCTGTGCTGACCAACAACGAAACCGGCGCAAAACTTGGAATCGTCAGCGACCACATCTATGCAGCCTCAGTAATCCTTGATCCTGCACTTACCACTGGCCTCCCTCCCCATGTCACCGCCATGACAGGAGTCGACGCCTTTGTTCACGCCATGGAGTCTTTTGTCGGTCTGAGAGCAACACCGTTCACCGATGCCCTTAACCTCCAGGCCATGAAGATGATCGCCTTGAACATCCGTAAGGCGTACACCAATGGCAATAACCTTCAGGCTCGTGAGGCTATGCTGTACAGCTCTGCCCTGGCTGGCATGGGCTTTGGCAATACTCAGAATGGAATTATCCATGCCATTGGTACTTCAGTACCTGCCAGATACAAGCTGCCACACGGATTACTTATGGCTGCGGTGGCACCGATGGGGATTGATTACAACTTCATGGCCAATCCTGAAAAATACGCCATTGTTTTTGATATCCTCACCGGAGCAAACAACGATCACCTCACCACCGAAGAACGTGCCGCCTCCTGCGCCGACGCCTTCAGTGCAATGCTGGAAGATCTCGACATTAAAGAAGGTCTCTCACCTTACGGGGTTACCGTGGAAGATCTCCCCGGTATCGCAACCAGAGCTGCCGCAGCAAAGCGGCTCATGGATAACAATCCCCGCCAGGGTAATGAGAAACAGCTGCTTGCCATGCTGGAAAAGCAGTTTTAG
- a CDS encoding aspartate aminotransferase family protein — protein MTKSVTPNMTNTLQQAKDNCWFHLTQHKPYEENDPLVIVRGEGMRVWDAKGNQYLDAVAGGVWTVNVGYGRESIANAVRDQLIELNYFAGTAGSVPGAAFAEKLLEKMPGMGRVYYSNSGSEANEKAYKIIRQLAHLKGDGSKHKIIFRDRDYHGTTIGALSSTGQFERKNQFGPFAPGFVEMPHCCCYRCPFDKEYGSCDIDCARALETVIINEGPDTVGGLVLEPVTAGGGVIVPVPEYFPIIREICDRYGVLLHIDEVVCGLGRTGKWFGYQNFDFKPDMVTMAKGVASGYAAISCTVTTEEVFDAFKADPSDRMHYFRDISTFGGCTAGPVAALENVSIIERENLLDNVIEMGDYFQDRLFELKDKYEIIGDVRGLGLFQGLELVENRETRKPVAENVAAGIAGHCMSQSKVIIGRTNRSFKEYNNTLAFSPALISTRNDIDEIVNALDAAFAAQAK, from the coding sequence ATGACTAAAAGTGTGACCCCAAATATGACCAATACCCTGCAACAGGCTAAAGATAATTGCTGGTTCCATCTTACTCAGCACAAACCCTATGAAGAGAATGATCCTCTGGTAATTGTCAGAGGTGAAGGAATGCGCGTCTGGGATGCCAAAGGCAACCAGTACCTCGACGCTGTAGCGGGTGGTGTGTGGACAGTCAATGTTGGTTATGGCCGCGAGAGTATCGCCAACGCAGTGCGTGACCAGCTTATTGAGTTAAACTATTTTGCCGGCACAGCCGGTAGCGTGCCGGGGGCCGCTTTCGCCGAAAAGCTGCTTGAGAAAATGCCCGGAATGGGCCGAGTCTACTACTCCAACTCCGGGTCCGAGGCCAATGAGAAAGCGTACAAGATCATTCGCCAGCTCGCCCATCTGAAAGGCGACGGCTCCAAGCATAAAATCATCTTCCGTGATCGCGATTATCATGGCACCACAATCGGCGCTCTCTCTTCAACCGGCCAATTCGAGCGTAAAAATCAGTTCGGCCCGTTCGCTCCAGGCTTTGTCGAAATGCCCCATTGCTGCTGTTACCGCTGCCCGTTCGATAAAGAGTACGGAAGCTGCGACATCGACTGCGCGAGAGCACTGGAGACAGTAATAATCAATGAAGGCCCGGACACTGTCGGCGGCCTGGTACTCGAACCGGTAACCGCAGGCGGTGGAGTAATAGTTCCTGTTCCCGAGTACTTCCCTATCATCAGAGAAATCTGTGATCGTTATGGAGTGCTCTTACATATAGATGAAGTTGTCTGCGGCCTTGGTCGTACCGGTAAGTGGTTCGGCTACCAGAACTTCGACTTCAAACCGGACATGGTGACCATGGCCAAAGGTGTGGCCAGTGGCTATGCTGCGATCTCCTGCACCGTAACAACCGAAGAAGTTTTCGACGCCTTCAAGGCAGACCCCAGTGATCGCATGCACTACTTCCGCGACATTTCCACCTTCGGCGGTTGCACAGCCGGACCGGTTGCAGCACTTGAGAACGTCAGTATTATCGAGCGCGAGAACCTGCTGGATAATGTCATTGAGATGGGTGACTACTTCCAGGATCGTCTCTTCGAGCTCAAAGACAAATATGAGATAATCGGTGACGTGCGTGGCCTCGGTCTCTTCCAGGGGCTTGAACTGGTAGAAAACCGCGAAACCAGGAAACCGGTTGCCGAAAACGTGGCCGCAGGTATTGCCGGCCACTGCATGAGCCAGAGCAAGGTGATCATCGGCCGCACCAACCGATCTTTCAAAGAATACAACAACACCCTTGCCTTCAGCCCGGCGCTTATTTCCACCAGAAACGATATCGATGAGATCGTCAACGCGCTTGATGCAGCTTTTGCAGCCCAGGCCAAATAG
- a CDS encoding TusE/DsrC/DsvC family sulfur relay protein encodes MTQLECAGKNVTIDNDGFLTNIDDWNEDVARVLAKREGVDELDDHQIEIIKFMREYYKKFQAFPILNYVCKNVHQPKNCVSEAFVNPIKAWKIAGLPQASHINFETVDGEHYVLDI; translated from the coding sequence ATGACTCAACTGGAATGTGCAGGAAAGAACGTCACCATTGATAACGATGGATTTCTAACGAACATTGATGACTGGAATGAGGACGTGGCCAGAGTACTCGCCAAACGTGAGGGGGTAGATGAACTGGATGATCATCAGATAGAAATTATCAAATTTATGCGGGAGTATTACAAGAAGTTTCAGGCATTTCCTATATTAAATTATGTTTGCAAGAATGTGCATCAGCCCAAAAACTGCGTCAGCGAAGCGTTTGTCAACCCGATCAAAGCCTGGAAAATTGCCGGACTTCCACAAGCCTCACATATCAATTTTGAAACCGTTGATGGGGAACATTATGTATTGGATATCTGA
- a CDS encoding Mrp/NBP35 family ATP-binding protein: MDEQQIRQALQAVIHPKLKKSLIDIGMIRNISIHDDVVTLNLALKSKRSPLKNVFIRQIEKALVGLPGISAVQVDVIALCHEEFHQLFPRAPLKGVEKVKQFLAVASGKGGVGKTTIAVNVALALAQQGYLVGLLDADVYGPSLPVMMGISEALEMKDNMIIPKEKHGLRVMSLGMTTGRNEAFIWRGPLVSKMIHQLLDQVAWGELDYLVIDLPPGTGDPSIAIANALPHCSILMVTTPQEVALADVRRAIELFRKTGQPFVGLVENMSYFLCEHSAKPIEIFGHGGGEQLSKETGFPLLGTLPIDLELQQSGDSGIPLLVSSEGSASVDVFQKIAKRIADQTQ, translated from the coding sequence ATGGATGAACAACAAATCCGACAAGCCTTACAGGCAGTTATACATCCAAAGTTGAAAAAGAGTCTCATCGATATCGGCATGATTCGAAATATCTCAATACACGATGATGTTGTCACTCTCAACCTGGCACTCAAAAGCAAACGATCCCCTTTAAAAAATGTATTCATACGCCAAATTGAAAAGGCGCTGGTAGGTTTACCGGGAATTTCCGCTGTGCAGGTAGACGTCATAGCCTTATGTCATGAAGAGTTTCATCAATTGTTCCCCAGGGCTCCGTTAAAGGGTGTTGAAAAAGTAAAACAATTTCTGGCTGTAGCAAGCGGCAAGGGAGGTGTCGGCAAAACTACGATCGCCGTTAATGTGGCTTTGGCTCTTGCGCAGCAGGGATATCTTGTAGGGCTTCTTGATGCTGATGTGTATGGCCCAAGTCTTCCTGTGATGATGGGGATTTCTGAAGCATTAGAGATGAAAGACAACATGATCATCCCCAAAGAAAAGCATGGCTTGAGGGTAATGTCGCTGGGAATGACCACTGGCCGGAACGAAGCGTTTATCTGGCGGGGACCACTTGTCTCCAAAATGATTCATCAGTTGCTGGACCAGGTAGCCTGGGGTGAACTCGATTACCTGGTTATTGACCTTCCACCTGGAACCGGTGACCCATCAATTGCCATTGCCAATGCTCTTCCCCACTGTTCAATCTTAATGGTAACGACTCCCCAGGAAGTGGCCTTGGCAGATGTCCGGCGGGCTATTGAGCTCTTTCGTAAAACAGGGCAACCTTTTGTTGGGCTGGTTGAAAATATGTCCTATTTTCTTTGTGAACACTCAGCAAAACCGATTGAGATATTTGGCCATGGGGGCGGAGAACAACTCAGCAAAGAGACAGGATTCCCCTTGCTGGGCACCCTGCCCATTGACCTTGAACTTCAACAGAGCGGTGACTCTGGCATTCCATTGCTGGTATCATCCGAAGGCTCTGCATCTGTTGATGTTTTTCAGAAAATAGCAAAGAGAATAGCCGATCAGACACAATGA
- a CDS encoding sodium ion-translocating decarboxylase subunit beta, with product MPGSTLTTELPSISELAVNLYKTTGLYGIIDGQQNKDWTVGIGRVLMICVGLLLLYLGIFRQFEPLLLIPIGFGAILSNIPMAGIAEPGGILFYIYEVGIMTGIFPLIIFMGVGALTDFGPMIANPKTILLGGAAQFGIFTTLLGALMLTDMVSGINFSLRDAAAIGIIGGADGPTAIFLSSQLSPRLLGSIAIAAYSYMALVPIIQPPIMKLLTSKEEREIKMVQLRHVSKIEKIILPLLVLGICAVLLPSAAPLIGMFMLGNLAKECGVIDRLSDTIKNSLMYTVTIFLGLGVGSKLSADKFLNIETLGILALGMIAFAIGTATGVLIAKMMNKMSKTPINPLIGAAGVSAVPMAARVVNKVGLEANPQNHLIMHAMGANVSGVIGSAVAAGVLLALL from the coding sequence ATGCCAGGCAGTACATTGACCACTGAGCTTCCATCAATCTCCGAGCTCGCCGTAAATCTCTATAAAACCACCGGTCTCTATGGGATCATCGATGGCCAGCAGAACAAAGACTGGACGGTAGGCATCGGCCGGGTATTGATGATTTGTGTCGGCCTGCTGCTGCTCTACCTTGGTATCTTCCGACAGTTTGAACCGCTGCTGTTGATACCTATCGGATTTGGTGCTATTCTTTCCAACATTCCAATGGCCGGCATTGCCGAACCTGGCGGAATCCTGTTCTATATCTATGAAGTCGGTATCATGACAGGTATCTTCCCCCTGATCATCTTCATGGGTGTGGGCGCACTTACCGATTTCGGCCCAATGATCGCCAATCCCAAGACAATTCTGCTCGGTGGTGCCGCCCAGTTCGGTATTTTCACTACTCTGCTTGGCGCATTGATGCTCACTGACATGGTATCGGGAATCAATTTCTCACTGCGTGATGCTGCCGCTATCGGTATTATCGGCGGTGCAGACGGCCCGACGGCAATCTTCCTCTCCAGTCAGCTCTCTCCACGATTGCTTGGTTCCATCGCAATCGCAGCCTACTCCTATATGGCGCTGGTACCGATTATTCAGCCGCCGATCATGAAGTTGCTGACCAGCAAGGAAGAGCGCGAAATTAAGATGGTTCAGCTCAGGCACGTCTCGAAGATCGAAAAGATCATTCTGCCGTTGCTGGTGCTTGGTATCTGTGCGGTTCTCTTGCCATCAGCCGCACCGCTGATCGGTATGTTCATGCTGGGCAACCTGGCTAAGGAGTGTGGCGTTATCGACCGCCTCTCCGATACCATCAAGAACTCGCTGATGTATACCGTCACCATCTTTCTTGGTCTTGGTGTGGGCTCCAAACTTTCTGCGGACAAGTTCCTCAACATCGAGACCCTCGGTATTCTCGCTCTCGGTATGATTGCTTTCGCGATCGGCACCGCCACTGGCGTGCTTATCGCCAAGATGATGAACAAGATGTCCAAGACCCCGATCAATCCACTGATCGGTGCCGCAGGTGTTTCCGCTGTGCCAATGGCTGCCCGTGTTGTCAACAAGGTCGGCCTGGAGGCAAATCCACAGAATCACCTGATCATGCATGCCATGGGTGCCAACGTCTCCGGCGTTATCGGCTCCGCAGTGGCAGCAGGCGTTTTGCTGGCTCTCCTCTAA
- the ald gene encoding alanine dehydrogenase → MIVGVLKEIKDKENRVCMTPAGVATMKANGHDVLVEENAGVGSGFADETYVAAGATIASADEIFVKAEMIMHVKEPQAGEIPKLRKGQVLFTYLHLAADEPQTRGLIDCGATCIAYETIQKKDRSLPLLTPMSEVAGRMAIQQGAKALEKTNGGIGKLLGGVPGVAPAKVMVIGGGVVGVQAAKMACGLGAQVYLLDINLDRLRYLDDVMPANCTMMMSSPGAIRELLPEMDLVIGAVLIPGAKAPAVISREDLKLMRPNTALVDVAIDQGGCFETSKATTHSEPTYVVDGIVHYCVANIPGAVPMTSTMALTNATLPYAVQIANKGWKKACLENEEIKLGLNVHEGKLTYKAVCDAFDLPYTPVEEVLA, encoded by the coding sequence ATGATTGTAGGTGTATTGAAAGAAATTAAGGATAAAGAAAATCGCGTTTGCATGACCCCTGCCGGTGTGGCAACCATGAAGGCGAATGGTCATGATGTTCTGGTAGAAGAGAATGCAGGTGTTGGCTCTGGCTTTGCTGACGAAACATACGTCGCAGCAGGTGCAACCATTGCCAGCGCCGACGAGATCTTTGTCAAAGCTGAGATGATCATGCATGTCAAAGAGCCTCAGGCCGGTGAGATTCCAAAGCTGAGAAAGGGGCAGGTCCTCTTCACCTACCTCCACCTTGCCGCAGACGAGCCACAAACCAGAGGTCTTATCGACTGTGGTGCCACCTGCATCGCCTACGAGACCATTCAGAAAAAAGATCGTTCCCTGCCGCTGCTCACCCCGATGTCTGAGGTTGCCGGCCGTATGGCGATTCAGCAGGGCGCCAAGGCACTCGAGAAGACCAATGGCGGTATCGGCAAACTGCTCGGCGGTGTGCCAGGTGTTGCCCCGGCCAAAGTCATGGTTATCGGCGGAGGTGTGGTTGGCGTGCAGGCAGCCAAGATGGCATGCGGTCTCGGCGCCCAGGTGTATCTGCTCGATATCAACCTCGACCGTCTCCGCTATCTTGATGACGTTATGCCTGCAAACTGCACCATGATGATGTCTTCTCCCGGAGCTATTCGTGAACTCCTGCCTGAGATGGACCTGGTAATCGGTGCGGTGCTTATTCCCGGTGCCAAGGCACCTGCGGTTATCAGCCGCGAAGACCTCAAATTGATGCGCCCAAATACTGCACTGGTGGACGTGGCAATCGATCAGGGTGGCTGCTTTGAGACCTCCAAAGCGACTACCCACTCCGAACCGACCTACGTGGTTGACGGTATTGTCCATTACTGTGTTGCCAATATTCCTGGTGCGGTACCGATGACCTCAACCATGGCCCTGACCAACGCCACCCTGCCGTATGCTGTGCAGATTGCCAACAAGGGCTGGAAAAAGGCCTGTCTGGAGAATGAAGAGATCAAGCTGGGCCTCAACGTCCATGAGGGCAAGTTGACCTATAAAGCTGTATGCGACGCCTTTGATCTGCCCTACACCCCGGTGGAGGAAGTGCTCGCCTAA
- a CDS encoding APC family permease, producing MRKEIQQEQGLKKTIKPIHAWALALGSVLGWGAFVLPALRFLPQAGPLAACIGFALGGIMLFSVAISLGNMVSKYKVTGGAFAFSFVGFGPTIAFICGWALVLGYICIITLNATAISLLTRFVLPGVFEIGHLYSIAGYSVYAGEIAMLSGVLLLAGVLNYRGADLVGQIQVFLAFALCGSILVLFTGSSLAETASISNLYPLFAENKSALASVLSIVAIAPWLYIGFDTIPQAAEEFDFPHERAIKLMLSAIGCGIVLYSMVTLAVACIMPYPELLAMDVPWATGTVAKMALGTSGSVILTVAVLAAICTGINGFFIASSRLIFSMGRAGILPAWFAQIHPQYQTPHKAIAFVLSISLIAPFFGREVLNWVVDMSAIGTVIAYMLASMTAYKVMRHAGDKKGAIHGILGSISSLVCLLLLTVPFSPAAIGMPSWYALLVWIALGAWFYYTKMGAFKMLSVREQSVRILGSERHVYFEKDLRN from the coding sequence TTGAGAAAAGAAATACAACAGGAACAGGGACTGAAGAAAACTATCAAGCCTATCCATGCCTGGGCCCTGGCGCTCGGATCAGTACTGGGTTGGGGTGCTTTCGTTCTTCCGGCGCTCAGGTTCCTTCCACAAGCTGGCCCGCTGGCAGCCTGTATTGGTTTTGCGCTGGGTGGAATCATGCTGTTTTCGGTTGCCATTTCACTGGGGAATATGGTGAGCAAATACAAGGTAACCGGCGGAGCTTTTGCCTTCTCTTTTGTAGGCTTTGGCCCAACAATTGCCTTTATTTGCGGTTGGGCGCTGGTGCTTGGCTATATCTGTATCATTACCCTGAATGCGACGGCTATATCGCTTCTCACCCGCTTTGTTCTGCCAGGCGTTTTTGAAATCGGCCACCTATACAGTATTGCTGGCTATAGCGTATATGCAGGCGAAATCGCAATGCTCTCAGGAGTGTTGCTGCTGGCAGGTGTGCTCAATTATCGCGGTGCAGACCTGGTGGGTCAGATCCAGGTATTTCTTGCCTTTGCGCTCTGCGGTTCCATACTGGTACTTTTCACAGGTTCAAGTCTTGCCGAGACCGCATCCATCTCCAACCTGTACCCGCTTTTTGCAGAAAACAAGAGCGCCCTTGCCAGTGTGTTAAGTATTGTGGCGATCGCCCCCTGGCTCTATATAGGTTTCGATACCATTCCCCAGGCGGCCGAAGAATTTGACTTCCCCCACGAGCGTGCAATCAAACTCATGCTCAGCGCCATTGGCTGCGGTATTGTTCTTTACTCAATGGTAACCCTGGCCGTTGCCTGCATTATGCCATACCCTGAACTGTTGGCAATGGATGTACCCTGGGCGACCGGAACTGTAGCCAAAATGGCTCTTGGCACATCTGGCAGCGTAATCCTTACCGTTGCGGTCCTCGCCGCTATCTGCACAGGTATCAACGGCTTCTTCATCGCTTCATCCCGTCTGATCTTCTCCATGGGGCGTGCCGGCATCCTGCCTGCCTGGTTTGCACAAATTCACCCTCAATATCAGACTCCACATAAAGCAATCGCCTTCGTTCTCAGCATTTCACTGATTGCACCATTCTTTGGCCGTGAAGTATTGAACTGGGTTGTTGATATGTCTGCTATCGGTACAGTGATCGCGTATATGCTTGCCTCAATGACTGCTTACAAGGTCATGCGCCACGCAGGAGACAAGAAAGGGGCAATCCATGGCATTCTCGGCAGTATCAGTTCACTGGTTTGCCTTCTGTTACTCACCGTTCCATTCTCACCTGCCGCCATTGGGATGCCTTCCTGGTATGCCCTGCTCGTATGGATAGCCCTTGGCGCCTGGTTTTACTATACCAAGATGGGTGCATTCAAAATGCTCAGTGTGCGCGAACAAAGTGTGCGGATTCTTGGTAGCGAACGCCACGTTTATTTCGAAAAAGATCTTAGAAATTAG